Proteins from a single region of Desulfobacter postgatei 2ac9:
- the aroL gene encoding shikimate kinase AroL, with product MGPIFLIGYRCTGKTSTGKYLADLLNKTFLDTDLVLESTYGTTIAQMVGRHGWAYFRAKETQTLMNLDLKNSPVIATGGGIILAEENRQFLKENGIVVYLYATASVLTDRISKDENNTDRRPDLTRDSLSLETEKMLEIRTPLYQELAGVSIDTEKYTPKAAALEIKAQLDPGSRTEIS from the coding sequence ATGGGTCCCATTTTTCTTATCGGATACCGGTGTACCGGCAAAACCAGTACCGGAAAGTACCTTGCCGATCTTTTGAATAAAACGTTTCTGGATACGGATCTGGTTTTGGAATCAACTTACGGTACAACCATTGCACAGATGGTGGGCCGGCACGGCTGGGCCTATTTCAGGGCAAAAGAAACTCAAACACTTATGAATCTGGATTTGAAGAATTCACCCGTCATAGCTACGGGCGGGGGGATCATCCTTGCAGAAGAAAACAGACAGTTTTTAAAAGAAAACGGGATTGTTGTATATCTTTATGCCACAGCATCCGTTCTGACGGACAGAATCAGCAAAGATGAAAACAACACTGACCGAAGACCGGATTTAACCCGTGACAGCCTTTCCCTTGAAACAGAAAAAATGCTTGAAATCAGAACCCCCTTGTACCAGGAGCTTGCGGGTGTCTCGATTGACACCGAAAAATACACTCCGAAAGCCGCGGCACTAGAGATCAAGGCCCAACTTGATCCAGGGAGTCGGACCGAAATTTCATAA
- the aroA gene encoding 3-phosphoshikimate 1-carboxyvinyltransferase, translating into MKLVISRKIHDQVVKIPGSKSISHRMLICAALADGISQIYNVLDSQDISLTRKTLECMGAQIESRQDGTLSVTGFGGRPKPWPDPIHLGNSGTSMRLLAGIAALGSTPYTLTGDERMRQRPMGELLDALGRIRISAASQNNEGTPPVVIQGGDRAGGRTLLDCSRSSQYLSALLMAGAFFDQGLVIDLTGPAVSQPYIDLTLDVMKQFGVNAFQVSDTCYEVPGGQTYSSGSRTVEPDLSNAGYFWAAGAVTGADIGVDNIGTASLQGDLKQAYIFEKMGCTVNHDGRVLRVKGHPLHGVDVDMSDTPDAVPAVAVTAAFAEGTTRIRNIGHLRVKECDRIDAVCSQLTKMGIKAVQGPDFMEITGGTPHGALIETFNDHRIAMAFAVAGLRVDDIKIENPVCVEKSFPTFWQLFDAL; encoded by the coding sequence ATGAAACTGGTAATTTCCAGAAAGATCCATGACCAGGTGGTCAAAATTCCGGGTTCCAAGAGCATTTCACACAGGATGTTGATCTGTGCCGCGCTGGCCGACGGCATATCTCAAATTTATAATGTGCTCGACAGCCAGGATATTTCTCTTACCCGCAAAACCCTGGAGTGTATGGGGGCTCAAATCGAAAGCAGACAAGACGGTACCCTGTCGGTTACAGGTTTCGGCGGCAGGCCCAAACCCTGGCCGGATCCCATCCACCTTGGTAACTCAGGCACGTCCATGCGCCTTTTAGCAGGCATTGCCGCCCTTGGCAGCACCCCATATACTCTGACCGGGGATGAGCGCATGCGTCAACGCCCCATGGGAGAGCTTTTAGACGCTCTTGGCCGTATCCGGATCAGTGCGGCTTCCCAAAACAATGAAGGTACACCGCCGGTAGTGATCCAGGGCGGTGACAGGGCAGGGGGGCGAACGCTTCTTGACTGCTCCAGGTCAAGCCAGTACCTGTCCGCCCTGCTCATGGCCGGTGCTTTTTTTGATCAGGGCCTCGTGATTGATTTGACAGGGCCTGCCGTGTCCCAGCCATATATTGATTTGACTTTGGATGTGATGAAGCAGTTTGGGGTCAATGCCTTCCAGGTATCCGACACCTGCTATGAGGTCCCGGGGGGCCAGACTTACTCATCCGGAAGCAGAACCGTGGAGCCGGATCTTTCCAATGCCGGCTATTTTTGGGCAGCAGGGGCTGTAACAGGTGCGGATATCGGGGTGGATAATATCGGCACAGCCTCTTTGCAGGGCGATCTGAAACAGGCATATATATTTGAGAAGATGGGCTGTACGGTAAATCATGATGGCCGGGTCCTGCGGGTAAAGGGCCATCCCCTGCACGGCGTGGATGTGGATATGTCCGATACCCCCGATGCCGTGCCTGCTGTGGCTGTAACAGCCGCGTTTGCCGAAGGCACCACCCGGATTCGTAATATTGGACATCTTCGGGTCAAGGAGTGCGACCGCATTGATGCGGTTTGTTCCCAGCTCACAAAAATGGGAATTAAAGCGGTGCAGGGACCGGATTTTATGGAAATTACGGGGGGCACACCCCATGGCGCACTCATTGAAACCTTTAACGACCACCGCATTGCCATGGCCTTTGCGGTTGCCGGTCTTAGGGTGGACGATATTAAAATTGAAAATCCCGTGTGCGTGGAGAAATCATTTCCCACATTTTGGCAGCTTTTTGACGCCCTCTAA
- a CDS encoding shikimate dehydrogenase encodes MIDAATRLYCLFGNPARHSKGPVIHNAAFKDKDINAVYLAFEVQDAAGAAQAVRTLDIKGASVTIPFKESIMEHIDWIDPTARAIGAVNTIVNENGVLKGYNTDCQAAVAPLVPFGISGKTVCIVGAGGAARAVAHGIEAQNGDIIITNRTEQKGRALAETVNARFIPAEEMENIQADVIINTTSIGMTPKENEISFPPEALRSEMVVMDVVYTPLRTRLLEAAEQKGCTTIDGLSMFIAQAAAQFELWTGIIPDTDLMRNTIIND; translated from the coding sequence ATGATTGACGCTGCCACCCGGCTATATTGTCTATTCGGCAATCCTGCCAGGCACTCTAAAGGTCCTGTGATTCATAATGCAGCGTTTAAAGATAAGGACATCAATGCCGTTTACCTTGCTTTTGAGGTGCAGGATGCGGCAGGAGCGGCACAGGCTGTGCGTACGCTCGATATCAAGGGAGCTTCCGTAACCATTCCTTTCAAGGAATCCATCATGGAACATATTGACTGGATCGATCCCACAGCCCGGGCCATTGGTGCCGTAAACACTATAGTGAATGAAAACGGCGTATTAAAAGGATATAATACCGATTGTCAAGCCGCTGTTGCGCCTCTTGTCCCCTTTGGCATTTCAGGAAAAACCGTCTGTATTGTGGGTGCAGGCGGGGCAGCCCGGGCCGTGGCCCACGGTATTGAAGCCCAAAATGGGGATATCATCATCACCAATCGGACGGAACAAAAAGGCCGGGCCCTTGCTGAGACGGTTAATGCTCGGTTTATACCTGCCGAAGAGATGGAAAATATCCAGGCGGATGTGATTATCAACACCACAAGCATCGGCATGACACCCAAAGAGAATGAAATCAGCTTTCCGCCCGAAGCATTAAGATCGGAAATGGTGGTAATGGATGTGGTATATACCCCGTTGAGAACCCGGCTGCTTGAAGCTGCAGAACAAAAGGGCTGCACAACCATTGACGGCCTGTCCATGTTCATTGCCCAGGCAGCCGCCCAGTTTGAATTATGGACAGGTATAATCCCTGATACGGATCTGATGCGAAACACCATTATTAACGACTGA
- the pheA gene encoding prephenate dehydratase produces MTDHEIKDKDNQKQAEDDSSPLSPLRGEIDRIDERILELINQRLEIGKKVGEIKKQKGSQILDRTRERMVIERLSRLNPGPADESLIQYIFNVIITATREIQKPKTIGYLGPLASHSHIAALHYFNHCGEFVEQAGFFDIFNNIERKELHFGIVPVENSIEGAVNYTLDLFAEFDLEITAEHYEPVSHDLLSITGELKDVKTVYSHPQAIAQCKNWLKKHLPHAIVMETSSTSNAALLASKDEQIAAIASGKAAHFYNLLPVASKIQDRAGNITRFLVIGGDRPERTGNDKTSIMFATNHTPGALFRALSPVNRSGLNMVKLESRPTRHYNWSYHFFMDIEGHIQDEIVFQTIEQIRSQALYLKVLGSYPIFEKQEILQ; encoded by the coding sequence ATGACTGACCATGAGATTAAAGACAAGGACAATCAAAAGCAGGCAGAAGATGATTCTTCGCCCCTGTCTCCGCTTCGTGGCGAAATTGACCGTATTGATGAGCGCATTCTTGAACTGATCAATCAGCGCCTTGAGATCGGCAAAAAAGTAGGGGAGATTAAAAAACAAAAAGGCAGTCAAATTCTGGATCGAACCCGGGAACGCATGGTGATTGAGCGGCTTTCCCGGCTGAACCCCGGCCCTGCGGACGAAAGCCTGATTCAGTATATTTTCAATGTGATCATCACGGCTACACGGGAAATCCAGAAGCCTAAGACCATTGGTTATTTAGGGCCCCTTGCCAGCCATTCCCATATTGCCGCCCTTCATTATTTCAACCACTGCGGGGAATTTGTAGAACAAGCCGGTTTTTTTGATATTTTCAACAATATCGAGCGAAAAGAGCTGCATTTCGGCATTGTTCCCGTTGAAAACTCCATTGAAGGGGCTGTCAACTATACCCTTGATCTTTTTGCCGAGTTTGATCTTGAAATTACGGCAGAGCATTATGAGCCTGTTTCCCATGATCTGTTATCCATTACAGGGGAACTCAAAGACGTTAAAACCGTTTATTCCCATCCCCAGGCCATTGCCCAGTGCAAAAACTGGTTGAAGAAACATCTGCCCCATGCCATAGTCATGGAGACCAGCTCCACATCAAATGCGGCTCTTCTGGCCTCGAAGGATGAACAGATTGCCGCCATTGCATCCGGCAAAGCAGCACATTTTTATAACCTGCTGCCGGTGGCATCAAAAATACAGGATCGTGCCGGAAATATTACGCGGTTCCTTGTGATTGGGGGTGATCGTCCGGAGAGAACAGGGAATGATAAAACATCTATTATGTTTGCCACGAACCACACCCCGGGCGCACTTTTCAGGGCGCTTTCGCCTGTGAACAGATCCGGCCTGAACATGGTTAAACTTGAATCCAGACCCACGCGTCACTATAACTGGAGCTATCATTTTTTCATGGATATTGAAGGGCATATCCAGGATGAAATCGTATTTCAAACCATTGAACAGATTCGAAGCCAGGCCCTGTATTTAAAGGTGCTGGGGTCGTACCCGATTTTTGAAAAACAGGAGATATTACAATGA
- a CDS encoding 4'-phosphopantetheinyl transferase family protein, protein MKKPPSPDSGHVYVYYTRADRISDPCLLEQYRACLSPPEIRKADRYMKQSDRHLSLVSRALLRYLIAETTRQDPRSLNFSVNEHGKPFLAELPDMHFNLSHSHGVAVCALCRNAAVGVDVEDVGRHTDFSIAKRFFSSCEAALVSQAPEAEKRKLFFDIWTLKEAYIKAVGKGLSIPLNSFSFNVNETGIQITFRDTGRADPMWQFFQWRPEPGKIVAAAVRSASPIVFKHFGCVPFVGIAPNPLISRICLHAIGLEIESESIDRNRSNVYGLKKI, encoded by the coding sequence ATGAAAAAACCGCCTTCTCCGGATTCCGGTCATGTTTATGTATACTACACCCGGGCAGACCGGATATCAGATCCCTGTCTTTTAGAACAATACAGGGCCTGTCTTTCCCCCCCTGAAATCCGGAAGGCGGATCGGTATATGAAACAATCAGACCGGCACCTCAGCCTGGTGTCCAGGGCCCTATTGCGCTATTTGATCGCCGAAACGACCCGACAGGATCCGCGATCCCTTAACTTTTCGGTTAATGAACATGGCAAACCCTTTCTTGCTGAATTGCCGGATATGCATTTTAACCTTTCCCATAGCCATGGTGTGGCAGTCTGCGCCCTGTGCCGGAATGCTGCCGTGGGTGTGGATGTGGAAGATGTGGGGCGGCACACGGATTTTTCCATTGCCAAACGCTTTTTTTCTTCTTGTGAGGCAGCGCTTGTCTCACAGGCACCAGAGGCTGAAAAACGAAAGCTGTTTTTTGATATCTGGACTTTGAAAGAGGCCTATATCAAGGCGGTTGGCAAGGGATTATCCATCCCTCTAAACAGTTTTTCATTTAATGTAAATGAAACTGGCATTCAAATCACCTTCCGTGATACCGGTCGGGCCGACCCCATGTGGCAGTTTTTCCAATGGCGCCCCGAACCCGGCAAAATTGTTGCTGCCGCCGTTCGGTCCGCTTCTCCCATTGTTTTTAAACATTTTGGGTGTGTTCCGTTTGTGGGTATAGCACCCAACCCATTAATTTCCAGGATATGTTTACATGCGATTGGCCTGGAGATTGAGTCTGAATCTATTGACAGAAACAGATCCAACGTATATGGTCTTAAAAAAATATAA
- a CDS encoding DUF342 domain-containing protein: MANGSKQDNTVPLIGTLAVKKQLISEEQLQKALAQCSDDNDIEEKLTAYFLAENLISSQNLHRLTMAAKAVSIHQKEYRFGAIALAMGIVNKSVLDLALEEQKEQLEKGKKPRRIGDLMVEAGLITVKQRDDILKLQNRPCKPPDGAHKPPENAERLVKGLAIAHDAHYTSANNIPGQTLESDGDQVLDRMGQVAQICGGLLLQITCDHLYAFLSKTCDMDPDIPAVVIRATLAEKGVVFGLASDERIERFIRSPIADSTFFIVAQGVPPSPGKDSKIEFFFNTDYLKTGGMDDFGNIDFKRRRPRPLVEKGTVLAEKIAGSTPQPGKDVYGNTIKAIAGMDDLCRVGGGTVLSEDGQKVLATVRGTPRITLAGSIVVHEESVVKGDIDNETEPVEFDGNIRVCGSIKSGARVCGVDISALEVDKGTVEANGDLTVTRGINAARVYARGNVYANYITNSEIVCMGDVFVKKKIVDSTIECSGACSIITGMLVSSRVFAKMGLMARSIGSGGTAGPSRIRVGHDAFAARELEKNSAGTMQVEEAIHNLGKKKNTILRQAAGIKKQMTELERVKERLLVKCRKIESRRARSPGDRESLHSHLTGLKKNLKAAESKMQMCAAQIKDLVKQATKVDRQFSGAVASQKGLVHEKKNLLRWSEHTPGKARVVVDGEIVSGTVFVGLHSRFVPDTELCHVRITERPVKCQDQEQSEVIYQMQVDNL; this comes from the coding sequence ATGGCAAATGGGTCAAAACAAGACAATACAGTTCCGCTGATAGGCACCCTGGCTGTTAAAAAGCAACTTATCAGTGAGGAACAGTTGCAAAAGGCCCTTGCCCAATGCAGTGATGATAACGATATAGAAGAAAAACTCACCGCATACTTTCTTGCAGAAAACCTGATTTCATCCCAGAATCTCCACCGGCTGACCATGGCGGCCAAGGCCGTGAGCATCCATCAGAAGGAATATCGGTTTGGCGCCATCGCGCTTGCCATGGGTATTGTGAATAAAAGCGTTCTGGATTTGGCCTTAGAGGAGCAAAAGGAGCAGCTTGAAAAGGGGAAAAAACCCCGGCGCATTGGGGACCTGATGGTGGAAGCCGGCCTGATTACAGTAAAACAACGGGATGATATACTTAAACTTCAGAACCGGCCCTGCAAGCCGCCTGACGGGGCCCACAAACCGCCGGAAAACGCAGAACGTCTCGTGAAGGGGCTGGCCATCGCCCATGATGCGCATTACACTTCGGCCAACAATATTCCGGGGCAAACCCTGGAATCTGATGGAGATCAGGTCCTTGACCGTATGGGACAGGTGGCGCAGATATGCGGCGGGCTTTTACTCCAGATCACCTGCGATCATTTATATGCATTTTTATCAAAAACCTGTGACATGGATCCGGATATCCCGGCCGTGGTTATTCGTGCGACTTTGGCCGAAAAGGGGGTTGTTTTTGGTCTGGCATCCGATGAGCGGATAGAGCGATTTATCAGATCCCCCATTGCGGATTCCACATTTTTCATTGTGGCCCAGGGGGTGCCTCCTTCCCCGGGCAAAGATAGCAAAATAGAGTTTTTTTTTAATACGGATTATCTGAAAACCGGTGGTATGGATGATTTTGGAAATATTGATTTTAAACGCAGGCGCCCAAGGCCGCTGGTGGAAAAAGGCACCGTGCTGGCTGAAAAAATTGCAGGGAGTACACCCCAGCCGGGCAAGGATGTCTACGGCAATACCATTAAGGCGATTGCCGGAATGGATGATCTGTGTCGTGTCGGCGGCGGCACAGTGTTGTCCGAGGACGGTCAGAAGGTGCTGGCCACGGTTCGGGGAACCCCTAGGATCACCCTGGCCGGGTCGATTGTGGTCCATGAAGAATCTGTCGTTAAGGGAGATATTGACAATGAAACCGAGCCCGTTGAATTTGACGGCAACATCCGTGTCTGCGGGAGCATAAAATCCGGTGCCAGGGTGTGCGGCGTTGATATTTCCGCACTGGAAGTGGACAAGGGCACTGTAGAGGCCAACGGAGATCTGACTGTTACCCGCGGCATCAATGCCGCCCGGGTGTACGCCCGGGGCAATGTCTATGCGAACTACATTACCAATAGCGAAATTGTCTGTATGGGTGATGTGTTTGTTAAAAAGAAGATTGTGGATTCAACAATTGAATGCTCCGGGGCCTGTTCGATTATCACCGGTATGCTGGTTTCAAGCCGGGTGTTCGCCAAAATGGGGCTGATGGCCCGCAGTATCGGCTCCGGCGGAACAGCCGGCCCTTCCAGAATCAGGGTCGGGCATGATGCGTTTGCTGCACGGGAACTGGAAAAAAACAGTGCCGGGACAATGCAGGTGGAAGAGGCAATCCATAACCTTGGGAAGAAAAAGAATACGATCCTCAGACAGGCGGCAGGTATTAAAAAACAGATGACCGAACTGGAGCGGGTCAAGGAACGTCTCCTGGTTAAATGCCGGAAAATTGAATCCCGGAGGGCACGCTCTCCGGGTGACCGGGAATCCTTGCACAGCCATTTAACCGGACTTAAAAAAAATTTAAAGGCTGCAGAAAGCAAAATGCAGATGTGTGCGGCACAAATCAAAGACCTTGTAAAACAGGCAACAAAAGTGGACCGGCAGTTCTCTGGAGCCGTGGCATCCCAAAAGGGACTGGTGCATGAGAAAAAAAATTTGCTCCGCTGGTCGGAACATACTCCGGGAAAGGCCCGGGTGGTTGTGGACGGTGAAATCGTGTCCGGCACTGTATTTGTGGGCCTGCACAGCAGATTTGTTCCTGATACTGAACTCTGTCATGTCCGGATTACGGAGCGGCCCGTTAAATGCCAGGATCAGGAACAATCTGAAGTCATTTACCAGATGCAGGTGGACAATCTTTGA
- the ispH gene encoding 4-hydroxy-3-methylbut-2-enyl diphosphate reductase codes for MKISIAKTAGFCMGVRRAVDMVLDASNEAKEPIYTYGPLIHNPQVLEMLESKQIFRMDTIPESGKGIVLIRAHGVPPEDEKALADAGFTVLNATCPRVVRVQVIIDKYSKKGYDTIILGDEKHPEVIGLLGYARGKGHTITNLDQLKSLPRFEKAVVVAQTTQNTKIFAQIKEWCSTNTPHYEIFNTICDSTEKRQNEVREMAVTHDAVIVVGGKFSGNTKRLAQVAAETGKPSMHIEQASEIDYASISHVQSIAITAGASTPNWIINDTCSRVEQALREKRPGLKKVMAVLDVLMKTNMILAAGAGCLTLGTAMISGAQNPGVPAVIAMFYILSMQIMNNMMTIGADTYNKPDRAALYKRNKQWLLLVAFLSGAAGLYLAWTRGWGYFSMLLIMMLLGMSYTRTIVPSFFSGRKMYRIKDVPGSKTILIAAAWGIVTSLMPGISLKANPGLTLVAFVFATVLSFARTTFMDILAVQGDRIAGRETLPILLGKKKSLKFVRYTLVAAIIIPLILTVWVSPAVCGLALIPAFMLILTLRYKIDRDLSANFYEFWFEFPLLFAGVIAALS; via the coding sequence ATGAAAATTTCAATTGCTAAAACCGCAGGTTTTTGTATGGGTGTCCGTCGGGCCGTGGACATGGTACTGGATGCATCCAATGAGGCCAAGGAACCGATTTATACCTATGGGCCTTTAATCCATAATCCCCAGGTCCTGGAGATGCTCGAAAGCAAACAGATTTTTAGGATGGATACGATTCCCGAATCCGGAAAAGGCATCGTACTCATCCGGGCCCACGGGGTGCCGCCCGAAGATGAAAAGGCCCTGGCTGATGCGGGATTCACTGTGCTGAACGCCACTTGTCCCCGGGTGGTAAGGGTCCAGGTGATCATCGATAAATATTCAAAAAAAGGTTACGACACCATTATCCTTGGGGATGAAAAGCATCCGGAGGTTATCGGCCTTCTGGGATATGCCCGGGGGAAAGGACATACCATCACCAATCTGGATCAGCTTAAATCACTTCCCAGGTTTGAAAAGGCTGTGGTCGTGGCCCAAACCACGCAGAACACCAAGATTTTTGCGCAGATCAAGGAGTGGTGCAGTACCAATACCCCCCATTACGAAATTTTTAATACCATCTGCGATTCCACGGAAAAACGGCAGAATGAGGTCCGGGAAATGGCCGTTACCCATGATGCCGTTATTGTTGTGGGGGGAAAATTTTCCGGAAATACAAAGCGCCTTGCCCAGGTAGCCGCTGAAACCGGTAAACCGTCCATGCACATTGAACAGGCATCGGAAATCGATTATGCATCCATTTCCCATGTACAATCCATTGCCATTACCGCAGGCGCTTCAACGCCCAACTGGATCATCAATGATACCTGCAGCAGGGTGGAACAGGCCTTGAGAGAGAAACGGCCCGGGCTAAAAAAAGTTATGGCCGTGCTGGATGTGCTGATGAAAACCAACATGATTCTGGCCGCAGGCGCAGGTTGCCTGACCCTGGGGACAGCCATGATTTCCGGCGCACAAAATCCTGGTGTACCAGCGGTCATTGCCATGTTTTATATCCTGTCCATGCAGATCATGAACAACATGATGACCATCGGGGCCGATACCTACAACAAACCTGACCGGGCAGCCCTTTATAAGCGAAACAAGCAATGGCTTTTGCTTGTGGCGTTCCTGTCCGGTGCGGCCGGGCTTTACCTGGCATGGACAAGGGGATGGGGGTATTTTAGCATGCTGCTCATCATGATGCTGTTAGGCATGTCCTACACCCGCACCATTGTCCCCTCCTTTTTCTCCGGACGAAAAATGTACCGGATCAAGGATGTTCCCGGGTCAAAGACCATTCTGATTGCAGCGGCATGGGGTATTGTTACAAGCCTGATGCCCGGGATCAGCCTTAAGGCAAACCCCGGCCTGACCCTGGTGGCCTTTGTGTTTGCCACAGTGCTTTCGTTTGCCAGGACCACCTTTATGGATATCCTGGCTGTTCAGGGTGACAGGATTGCAGGCCGGGAAACGCTTCCCATCCTTCTGGGCAAAAAGAAGAGCCTAAAATTTGTTCGTTACACCCTTGTGGCCGCAATTATTATTCCTTTAATTTTAACCGTTTGGGTCTCTCCTGCCGTCTGCGGCCTTGCCCTTATACCGGCTTTCATGCTTATATTGACCTTACGGTATAAAATTGACAGAGATCTTTCCGCCAACTTTTATGAGTTCTGGTTCGAGTTCCCCTTGCTGTTTGCAGGCGTTATTGCTGCTCTGAGCTGA
- a CDS encoding ParB/RepB/Spo0J family partition protein, which produces MMNKKRKNTGLGRGISALIPDMEEPEANSDFFFCNIEQLSPNRYQPRTRFSEEEQERLTQSIAEQGVLQPLLARKIDGAYELIAGERRLRAAKAAGLAQVPVIILDLTDEQVLEVSIIENVQRENLNVLEEAEAYFRLIDEFGYTQEKVAEKIGKNRSTIANLLRLRSLPEKIKESLVAEEITMGHARALLGAGTVENQLYLFEQVVAQHLSVRETERLVNQDKKEPQKIAKNINADETQFLEETSFQISSRINSPVSIKKSGGRGRIEIKFSSGAEFNRLVELLSRVS; this is translated from the coding sequence ATGATGAACAAGAAACGAAAAAATACCGGTCTGGGCCGGGGAATATCTGCGCTGATCCCCGATATGGAAGAACCCGAAGCCAATTCGGATTTTTTCTTTTGTAATATTGAACAGTTAAGCCCTAACCGCTATCAGCCCAGAACCCGGTTCAGTGAAGAGGAACAGGAGCGGCTTACCCAGTCCATTGCCGAACAGGGTGTGCTCCAGCCCCTTTTGGCCAGGAAAATTGATGGTGCCTATGAATTGATTGCCGGAGAGCGGCGCTTGCGGGCAGCAAAGGCGGCCGGGCTTGCCCAGGTTCCCGTCATTATCCTGGATCTTACGGATGAGCAGGTTCTTGAGGTTTCGATTATCGAAAATGTTCAAAGGGAAAATCTCAACGTGCTTGAGGAGGCCGAAGCTTATTTCCGGCTCATCGATGAGTTTGGATATACCCAGGAAAAGGTGGCCGAAAAAATCGGCAAGAATCGGTCCACCATTGCCAATCTGCTGCGTCTGCGCAGTCTGCCCGAAAAGATCAAGGAGAGTCTGGTTGCCGAAGAGATCACCATGGGACATGCCAGGGCATTGTTGGGGGCAGGTACTGTTGAAAATCAGCTCTATCTGTTCGAACAGGTGGTGGCGCAACATCTGTCGGTGCGGGAAACCGAACGATTGGTAAATCAGGATAAAAAAGAGCCTCAAAAAATCGCAAAAAACATTAATGCAGACGAAACACAGTTTCTGGAAGAGACCTCGTTTCAGATATCCTCCCGGATCAACTCTCCGGTCTCCATCAAGAAAAGCGGGGGCCGTGGACGAATCGAGATTAAATTCTCATCCGGGGCCGAATTTAACCGTCTTGTGGAGTTGCTGAGTAGAGTTTCATGA